A single window of Pseudomonas lijiangensis DNA harbors:
- the sixA gene encoding phosphohistidine phosphatase SixA, producing the protein MKVWVLRHGEAQSRARSDAERELTAHGREEVLKSAAHLQGKPLQRIVASPYVRAQQTAELVRHALGFSEPIVTVPWLTPDSDPRQVLSHLDLQAVDDILLVSHQPLVGALIGLLEQGSYQHAQPMSTASLAELEGEFATAGGMTLLSVRHV; encoded by the coding sequence GTGAAGGTCTGGGTACTGCGCCATGGAGAGGCGCAATCCCGGGCGCGCAGCGATGCCGAGCGTGAGCTGACGGCCCATGGCCGCGAAGAGGTACTCAAGAGCGCTGCGCATCTGCAAGGCAAGCCGCTGCAACGAATCGTGGCCAGCCCTTACGTGCGGGCGCAACAGACTGCCGAACTGGTTCGTCATGCGCTGGGTTTCAGCGAGCCGATCGTGACCGTGCCCTGGCTGACGCCCGACAGCGATCCCCGTCAGGTCCTGAGTCATCTTGACCTTCAGGCTGTCGACGACATCCTGCTGGTCAGTCACCAGCCTCTGGTTGGCGCCTTGATCGGTCTGCTGGAGCAGGGCAGCTATCAGCACGCCCAGCCCATGAGCACCGCCAGCCTCGCCGAACTCGAAGGCGAGTTTGCAACGGCTGGAGGGATGACGCTGCTGAGTGTTCGTCACGTTTGA
- a CDS encoding DUF4389 domain-containing protein — translation MNESRIQKNESILLRILWMLLFVIAWQVAEIVLAGVVVVQLVYRLIYGAPSGSLMNFGDSLSQFLAQIGRFGTFHSDQKPWPFADWPTPRAPDGEAAHRVDPAPHPVRDEEPKL, via the coding sequence TTGAACGAATCCAGAATCCAGAAGAACGAGTCGATCCTGTTGCGCATTCTGTGGATGCTGCTGTTCGTCATCGCCTGGCAGGTCGCGGAGATTGTCCTGGCAGGTGTTGTGGTGGTGCAGTTGGTCTATCGCCTGATTTATGGCGCACCCAGTGGCAGCCTGATGAACTTCGGTGACAGCCTGAGCCAGTTTCTGGCGCAGATCGGCCGTTTCGGGACTTTTCACAGCGACCAGAAGCCCTGGCCATTCGCCGACTGGCCGACGCCGCGTGCTCCGGATGGCGAGGCTGCGCATCGCGTCGATCCTGCACCGCATCCGGTGCGCGATGAAGAGCCAAAACTGTGA